One Purpureocillium takamizusanense chromosome 1, complete sequence genomic window carries:
- a CDS encoding uncharacterized protein (EggNog:ENOG503P0FF~COG:L): MPRPALPPTPGSSTDIKGKDGVQQLSSLHLSFELPPPALHDGARVSPTDAKHTTSTTQPAYAPPLSSPPGPYPLQAAETVKSRRRSSTAKETKDTSFALPPPPTRSRKIIQMKPRAQEEAAEGPSAKDSGRSSSKGAANAAKSTGPGPTTEKGKKKQPSATSAAGRKIARKTAHSLIERRRRSKMNEEFAVLKSMIPACTGEMHKLAILQASIDYVRYLEDCVSKLKAQHGEAQNRAESSHNPLPPIREFHPTFHEDPAGDVDMTDSDTASPRFAAHPERSHQSSVSPALQAQDSRHRQHSYSSVSTDQRHYSYSASAGASPAFGPQQNGLYSHGNMSASGSTLTSPALNPQSDLDQEATAALLMLNNDRRGAANASGRGLSVRDLLST, encoded by the exons AtgcctcgccctgccctACCCCCTACCCCTGGTTCTTCCACCGAtatcaagggcaaggacggcgtTCAACAGCTATCATCCTTACACCTTTCCTTTGAGCTCCCACCACCCGCCCTACACGATGGTGCTCGCGTCTCGCCCACAGATGCGAAGCACACGACCTCTACTACACAGCCTGCCTACGCACCGCCCTTGAGCTCTCCCCCGGGCCCGTATCCTCTacaggccgccgagacggTTAAATCCCGCCGAAGGTCCTCCACCGCCAAGGAGACCAAAGATACGTCATTCGCCCTACCGCCCCCGCCGACCAGGTCGAGGAAGATCATCCAGATGAAGCCTCGCGCCcaggaagaggccgccgagggccccTCCGCCAAGGACTCTGGCAGGTCAAGCAGCAaaggcgccgccaacgccgccaagtCCACTGGCCCCGGCCCCACGACGGaaaagggcaagaagaagcagccgagcgccacgagcgccgccggtcGCAAGATtgcgaggaagacggcgcaCAGTCTCATCGAGAGGAGGCGACGCAGCAAGATGAACGAGGAGTTCGCCGTCCTCAAGAGCATGATTCCGGCTTGCACGGGCGAGATGCACAAGCTGGCCATTTTACAG GCTTCAATCGACTACGTCCGATACCTCGAGGACTGCGTgtccaagctcaaggcccagCACGGTGAGGCGCAGAATCGCGCCGAGTCGTCGCACAACCCGCTCCCGCCCATCCGCGAGTTCCACCCGACGTTCCACGAGGATCCCGCGGGGGACGTTGACATGACAGACTCGGACACGGCGTCGCCCCGATTCGCAGCCCACCCGGAGCGTTCCCACCAGTCGTCCGTCTCACCGGCCCTGCAGGCGCAGGACtcgcgccaccgccagcacTCGTActcgtccgtctcgacgGACCAGCGCCACTACAGCTACAGTGCGTCCGCCGGGGCGTCTCCCGCCTTCGGGCCTCAACAGAACGGCCTCTATTCCCACGGCAACATGTCGGCCTCGGGATCGACATTGACGAGCCCCGCCCTGAACCCCCAGAGCGACCTCGATcaggaggcgacggcggccttgttgATGCTCAACAACGACAGGCGGGGCGCAGCAAACGCCAGTGGACGTGGCCTGTCCGTGCGCGACCTGCTCAGCACGTGA